The Phycisphaeraceae bacterium genome window below encodes:
- a CDS encoding rhodanese-like domain-containing protein — MKLHARLAPLFLAMALLSVALVGCDRRTDDRDIQWVTVTEAESLTQPRGFSLSRAKTMAYVDPRTEADFAAGHIPGAILVPFADLRSGAAAPLRDFDVLVVYDTDFDDVVARAMSKRLIEDGRWDVFTLTGGLRAWEKSGNEVAYGMTDRGGTTETGTEAIGKPSFGRVRSR, encoded by the coding sequence ATGAAGTTGCACGCCCGCCTCGCCCCCCTGTTCCTCGCCATGGCCCTCCTCTCGGTGGCTCTCGTCGGCTGTGACCGCCGAACCGACGATCGCGACATCCAGTGGGTCACGGTCACCGAGGCGGAGTCGCTCACCCAACCCCGCGGCTTCTCGCTCAGCCGGGCGAAGACCATGGCCTATGTCGATCCCCGCACGGAAGCGGACTTCGCCGCCGGTCACATTCCCGGCGCCATCCTCGTTCCATTCGCCGACCTGCGCTCCGGTGCCGCGGCACCGTTGCGCGACTTTGATGTTCTGGTCGTCTATGACACCGACTTCGATGATGTCGTCGCCCGCGCCATGAGCAAGCGCCTGATCGAAGATGGCCGCTGGGATGTCTTCACCCTCACCGGCGGATTGAGAGCCTGGGAGAAGTCGGGCAACGAAGTCGCCTACGGCATGACGGATCGCGGTGGCACCACCGAGACAGGGACCGAGGCAATCGGCAAGCCGTCGTTCGGCCGAGTCAGGAGCCGCTGA
- a CDS encoding redoxin domain-containing protein, whose translation MTRNPLALASLALAFAFGGSALAASAPLGAQNQGSGGAGHKSTDSDGTKKEKKDGSHDGKAVAKVGEKAPDFHFTDLDGKSHSLAEFSGKTVVLQWMHPGCPICRAKFEGGAVKKMMDEIHKVDADTVFIFVNSTRTEDGGSVDASRKYLENNKIEGIAFWEGQGTVGRLYDAKTTPHLYVIDKKGVLAYAGAIDDDRSGKKGVNYVVEAVKALNEGRTPSPATTNAYGCTVKYAKN comes from the coding sequence ATGACTCGAAACCCACTCGCACTTGCATCGCTCGCACTCGCATTCGCTTTCGGTGGTTCAGCCTTGGCTGCTTCCGCGCCGCTCGGTGCGCAGAACCAGGGCTCCGGCGGTGCCGGTCACAAGTCGACCGACTCTGACGGAACGAAGAAGGAGAAGAAGGACGGAAGCCACGATGGCAAGGCGGTGGCCAAGGTCGGCGAGAAGGCTCCCGACTTCCACTTCACCGATCTCGATGGCAAGAGCCACAGCCTCGCCGAGTTCTCGGGCAAGACGGTCGTGCTTCAGTGGATGCATCCCGGCTGCCCGATCTGCCGCGCGAAGTTCGAGGGCGGCGCCGTGAAGAAGATGATGGACGAGATTCACAAGGTCGACGCCGACACCGTGTTCATCTTCGTGAACAGCACTCGCACCGAGGATGGTGGTTCGGTTGATGCGAGCCGCAAGTACCTCGAGAACAACAAGATCGAGGGGATCGCCTTCTGGGAGGGCCAGGGCACGGTCGGTCGTCTCTATGACGCCAAGACCACTCCGCACCTCTATGTCATCGACAAGAAGGGCGTGCTTGCGTACGCGGGCGCAATTGACGATGACCGCTCCGGCAAGAAGGGCGTGAACTATGTCGTCGAGGCCGTGAAGGCGCTCAACGAGGGCCGCACGCCGTCTCCTGCAACGACCAATGCGTACGGCTGCACGGTCAAGTACGCGAAGAACTGA
- the dnaN gene encoding DNA polymerase III subunit beta: MADTLKVVCDRTHLLDALTTAVGVVAPRNTSPALACVRVTAKDGLLTLRATDTEVSVAVSVPQVDVQHEGDTLVPGEKLLQIVRASEDATLTLEMQGNSMILRGEDAKYRIYFHDPKDFPKIPELPESKTDFETTAEQFRRLVARTLFATAMDTSRYAFNAVLIDRTGKRLRMVATDGRRLAVARGDCSKGEGDFRAIVPTKTMNILNRLMTDPAAPVTVAREETRIQFRVGTGADAALLVSQLVEGTFPPFEDVIPKDHDKRITFDRDALGSAVRRAALLTNEESKGVRMSFSTESLVLRSRAPELGEAEVTIPMEKYQGEPIEIGFNPNYLTDALKVIDPGEVIIELKAPNKPGVLKAGAEFTYVVMPVNLDPAV, encoded by the coding sequence ATGGCCGACACTCTCAAAGTTGTTTGTGACCGCACCCACCTCCTCGATGCGCTGACCACCGCCGTCGGCGTCGTGGCCCCGCGCAACACCTCCCCGGCGCTCGCCTGCGTTCGGGTGACGGCCAAGGACGGCCTGCTGACGCTCCGAGCGACCGACACCGAGGTGAGCGTTGCCGTGAGCGTTCCGCAGGTGGATGTGCAGCACGAGGGAGACACGCTGGTGCCCGGGGAGAAGCTCCTCCAGATCGTGCGCGCGAGTGAAGATGCAACGCTCACCTTGGAGATGCAGGGGAACTCGATGATCCTGCGCGGCGAGGATGCGAAGTACAGGATCTACTTCCATGATCCGAAGGACTTCCCGAAGATCCCCGAACTCCCCGAGTCGAAGACCGACTTCGAGACCACCGCGGAGCAGTTCCGGCGATTGGTGGCCCGGACGCTCTTCGCGACGGCCATGGACACGAGTCGCTACGCCTTCAACGCAGTCCTCATCGATCGAACTGGCAAGCGTCTTCGCATGGTGGCGACCGATGGCCGTCGCTTGGCAGTCGCCAGAGGCGATTGCTCCAAGGGCGAAGGTGACTTCCGCGCCATCGTGCCAACCAAGACGATGAACATTCTGAACCGCCTGATGACCGATCCGGCGGCCCCCGTGACTGTGGCTCGCGAGGAGACTCGCATCCAGTTCCGCGTCGGCACCGGTGCCGACGCGGCGTTGCTGGTCTCGCAACTCGTCGAGGGCACCTTCCCGCCCTTTGAGGATGTCATTCCCAAGGATCACGACAAGCGAATCACCTTCGACCGCGATGCGCTCGGCAGCGCCGTGCGGCGCGCGGCGCTCCTGACCAATGAGGAGAGCAAGGGCGTTCGCATGAGCTTTTCGACCGAGTCGCTGGTGCTTCGGAGCCGGGCTCCCGAACTCGGCGAAGCGGAAGTCACCATCCCGATGGAGAAGTATCAGGGCGAACCCATCGAAATCGGCTTCAATCCCAACTACTTGACTGACGCCCTGAAGGTGATCGATCCAGGCGAGGTCATCATCGAGCTCAAGGCTCCGAACAAGCCGGGCGTGCTCAAGGCCGGCGCCGAGTTCACCTATGTGGTGATGCCGGTCAATCTCGATCCTGCGGTCTGA
- the rpiB gene encoding ribose 5-phosphate isomerase B, translated as MKVALGADHRGLAVAHAVVSQLRADGHQVELLGETSGQPCDYPDSAFMVASAVAHGKADRGVLICGTGIGMCIAANKVRGIRAALAQDELSAQLSRTHNDANVLCLSADLLGQALVKRIVEVWFRTTFEGGRHARRVEKIAKIEEGWDPGQRNGVYREAPTPQPERSEKPSRSQRS; from the coding sequence ATGAAAGTCGCTCTCGGCGCCGATCATCGCGGACTCGCAGTGGCTCATGCGGTTGTGTCGCAGCTTCGCGCCGATGGCCATCAGGTCGAACTCCTCGGGGAAACATCCGGCCAGCCCTGCGACTATCCCGACTCCGCGTTCATGGTCGCCTCGGCGGTCGCCCACGGGAAGGCTGACCGGGGTGTGTTGATCTGCGGCACGGGAATCGGCATGTGCATCGCGGCGAACAAGGTGCGCGGCATCCGAGCGGCCTTGGCTCAAGATGAACTCAGCGCCCAGTTGAGTCGCACGCACAACGATGCGAATGTCCTCTGCCTCTCCGCCGATCTTCTCGGGCAGGCGCTGGTGAAGCGCATCGTCGAGGTGTGGTTCAGAACCACCTTTGAGGGTGGCCGCCATGCGAGGCGCGTCGAGAAGATTGCCAAGATCGAGGAGGGGTGGGACCCGGGGCAGCGCAACGGCGTCTACCGCGAGGCTCCGACGCCCCAGCCCGAAAGATCCGAGAAGCCGTCACGGTCGCAGCGGAGTTGA